Below is a window of Halomicrobium mukohataei DSM 12286 DNA.
TTCTGCCCGGCCACCGGGATGACTCCCCGTCGATTCGAGACCGGTCCCAAGCGACAGGCATTTGCCAGCGGATCGGGTACGGGTGAGCAATCGAACGGGCACGACGCCCACCCAAATCATGCTCACAGGAGTGACGCTCGACGATGTCGGAATCGACGCGGCAGCGCTCAAGCCCGCCGAGGTCGACGTGACGGCGGCCAGCGACCTCGACGTGTCGACGGTGACGATCGACTACGAGGGGGCGGGCCACCTGCCGGACCGGTCGACGCTGGCCGCGCTGGCCGACCAGAAGCGCGTCAGGCTGACGACGCCGGTCCGGGCCGACGGCTTCGACCCGCTGGGCGACGACAGCGCGCTCGCGACGCTACCCGACGGTGTCGGGCGAGTGCTGGTCGCGGGCCACGATGCCTATCTCACGAACGACGAGGCCGAACGGGCGGTCGTCCCTCGGCTCGAAGCCGCCGCGGCGACGGCCACCGATCCCTGGGTCGGCACCGAGGGCATCGAGCGCGTCGCGCTGGCGATCGGCGGCACCCAGTTCGAGTTGCTCTCTCGATCGACGGGACGGGACCTCCGGGCGCTTCGAACGGCCGGCTTCGAGGGGGAGATCGCCGTCTACGCGCCGACGGTGTTGACCGACGACGAGAGCGAAAT
It encodes the following:
- a CDS encoding DUF7388 family protein, whose protein sequence is MLTGVTLDDVGIDAAALKPAEVDVTAASDLDVSTVTIDYEGAGHLPDRSTLAALADQKRVRLTTPVRADGFDPLGDDSALATLPDGVGRVLVAGHDAYLTNDEAERAVVPRLEAAAATATDPWVGTEGIERVALAIGGTQFELLSRSTGRDLRALRTAGFEGEIAVYAPTVLTDDESEILDAVGDYAARRGPVRAALPDGAATDATASGRARDVLTQAVGDYALVGDPETVAERIEQLRAAGADAIVGYPARGIEPVR